One Siniperca chuatsi isolate FFG_IHB_CAS linkage group LG8, ASM2008510v1, whole genome shotgun sequence DNA segment encodes these proteins:
- the gask1b gene encoding Golgi-associated kinase 1B — protein MGKSRFHWLCFPFLRLTSSFRRRSLSKRRLIIASVCVVYLFFVVSQVGYSQQHRDRRTDKDKYRHNRGLYNLDIIDALPDYGGLQTGASFVVPTRSNVVYITLKTKRLKPANIRGTIRPKLRRKATRNTSANSAFTQSKLGPFGQIKRNFAPKSSWGETRDLDYKSLGLIHKSDKDAQTDSPISSIRIYSQRAPPWFSPNDVKAMRFLADAKVLRIKEVSHGDTPSLLIFEGDTHVSLTNQKHTKPNIVCEGQCGVINSPVDTTEVFAFHLDRVLGLNRTLPAVSRKFSFLRDGQPCPVVSWDASLYPVGLASGWSTVRLTWGEYQSSLKQRCWHKNITPKSDSGCSTIHHYEWSKVAMFDFLLQIHNRLDQSCCGFRPRQEDLCVELGHHAECGDQNHIQLTNIIHRGHDPRHLVFTNNKGFFDRNEDNLDFRLLEGIKELPEQAVSVLKSRRLREKLLQSLFLDQIYWESQGGRQGIDKLIDVIERRAKVLLTYINAHGIKVIAMNV, from the exons ATGGGGAAGTCTCGCTTTCACTGGCTGTGCTTCCCTTTTCTAAGACTGACCAGCAGCTTTCGGAGGCGCTCTCTTTCAAAAAGGCGTTTGATAATTGCGAGCGtatgtgttgtttatttgttttttgtggtttcACAAGTTGGATACTCGCAGCAGCATCGGGACAGAAGGACCGATAAAGACAAGTATCGACACAACCGTGGATTGTATAATTTGGATATTATTGATGCGCTGCCAGACTATGGGGGTTTGCAGACCGGTGCGAGTTTTGTTGTCCCGACACGGTCCAACGTGGTGTACATAACGCTAAAGACTAAGCGcctgaaaccagcaaatattcggGGTACAATCAGACCAAAACTGAGGCGAAAAGCGACAAGGAATACGTCGGCTAATTCAGCTTTTACGCAGAGCAAACTTGGCCCTTTTGGCCAAATTAAGCGCAACTTTGCACCAAAGTCTTCCTGGGGAGAAACCAGGGATCTTGATTATAAATCTTTGGGTTTAATCCATAAATCTGATAAAGATGCACAGACAGACTCTCCCATTAGTTCTATCCGAATTTACAGCCAGAGGGCACCGCCATGGTTCAGCCCAAACGACGTCAAAGCCATGCGCTTTCTTGCGGATGCCAAAGTTTTGCGCATCAAAGAAGTTTCTCATGGAGACACTCCATCACTTCTGATATTTGAGGGCGATACACACGTTTCATTGAccaaccaaaaacacacaaaaccaaacattGTATGTGAAGGGCAGTGTGGAGTAATCAACAGCCCCGTGGACACCACTGAAGTCTTCGCTTTCCATCTGGACAGGGTGCTGGGGCTTAATAGGACACTACCAGCTGTAAGCAGAAAGTTCAGTTTTTTACGCG ATGGCCAGCCCTGTCCAGTGGTATCATGGGATGCATCTCTCTACCCAGTAGGCCTTGCTTCAGGCTGGTCCACCGTGAGGTTAACATGGGGGGAGTACCAGAGCTCCCTGAAACAGAGGTGTTGGCATAAAAACATCACCCCAAAGTCTGACTCTGGCTGCTCCACAATTCATCACTATGAGTGGAGTAAAGTAGCTATGTTTGACTTCTTGCTACAG ATTCACAACCGTCTGGATCAGAGCTGCTGTGGATTTAGGCCCAGGCAGGAGGATCTGTGTGTGGAACTCGGCCACCATGCTGAATGTGGGGACCAGAACCACATACAACTGACAAACATCATCCACAGGGGTCACGACCCCAGACACCTGGTCTTCACCAACAACAAGGGGTTCTTTGACCGCAATGAGGACAACCTGGACTTCCGGCTCCTGGAAGGAATCAAAGA gCTTCCAGAGCAGGCAGTGTCAGTGCTGAAGAGCAGGAGGCTGAGGGAAAAGCTCCTCCAGTCTCTGTTCCTTGACCAGATATACTGGGAGAGCCAGGGCGGCCGGCAGGGCATTGACAAGCTGATCGATGTAATTGAGAGGCGAGCCAAGGTCCTCCTCACCTACATCAATGCTCATGGGATCAAAGTCATCGCAATGAATGTGTGA
- the tmem144b gene encoding transmembrane protein 144b isoform X2 — MLEAKYPHLLLFVTSLLMVSCHCTEHAAEQGMFFQWVTCAAIWVVSLVGDSMLQSPKFYPFAMLGGVVWATGNIAAVPIVKAIGLGLGILIWGSSSLLMGWASSRFGWFGIAAEDVSRPILNYCGAGLCLLSGLIFFFVKTDVELHPSSESIPLLIDRRTNSGSYGPSSSEFWIDVIGPKTRRFIGCLLAVVSGLLYGSSFVPILYIKSHSSCHDSMFHGASVYDLDYVYAQCSGIFVASTVYFAIYCAAMNNRPRVYSRAILPGMLSGLMWALATYCWFLANNYLSAVISFPIVSAGYGLVAALWGSLVFKEIKGLANCFIFFLASCVVLTGSLLTAISKL, encoded by the exons atGCTTGAAGCAAAGTACCcacatttgcttttatttgttacCTCATTATTGATGGTGAGCTGTCATTGCACTGAACATGCCGCTGAACAAG GTATGTTTTTTCAGTGGGTAACCTGTGCAGCGATATGGGTTGTATCTTTGGTTGGAGACTCAATGCTTCAGTCGCCCAAATTCTACCCGTTTGCAATGCTTGGCGGTGTCGTCTGGGCTACAG GGAATATAGCAGCAGTTCCAATTGTGAAAGCAATTGGCCTCGGTCTTGGAATTTTAATTTGGGGATCCTCAAGTTTGTTGATGGGCTGGGCCAGTTCAAG ATTTGGCTGGTTTGGGATTGCTGCTGAGGATGTTTCCAGGCCAATATTAAATTATTGTGGAGCTGGGTTGTGTCTGCTCAG tggcctgatctttttctttgtgaaaaCGGACGTGGAACTGCATCCCAGCTCTGAATCAATTCCTTTACTTATCGACAGG AGAACAAATTCAGGCAGCTATGGACCAAGTTCCTCAGAGTTCTGGATAGATGTTATTGGACCAAAGACCAGGCGGTTCAT CGGCTGCCTGCTTGCTGTTGTGTCTGGCCTGCTGTATGGGTCCTCCTTTGTACCTATCCTCTACATTAAGAGCCATTCATCGTGCCATGACAGCATGTTCCATGGAGCCAGTGTCTATG ACCTCGACTATGTTTATGCACAGTGCTCTGGCATTTTTGTTGCCAGCACAGTGTACTTTGCCATCTACTGTGCTGCCATGAATAACAGGCCCAGGGTGTACTCCAGAGCCATCCTGCCAG GGATGTTGTCTGGATTGATGTGGGCATTGGCCACATACTGCTGGTTCCTGGCCAATAACTACCTGAGTGCGGTCATTTCCTTTCCTATTGTCAGTGCA GGATATGGTCTGGTTGCAGCACTGTGGGGGTCCTTGGTGTTTAAAGAGATTAAG GGGTTAGCCAACTGCTTCATCTTCTTCTTGGCCTCCTGTGTCGTGCTGACCGGCTCCTTGCTGACTGCCATCTCAAAGCTCTAA
- the tmem144b gene encoding transmembrane protein 144b isoform X1 yields the protein MLEAKYPHLLLFVTSLLMVSCHCTEHAAEQGTKCGENAATGKLEISDFTFNSTNMTHFVYGIAANVVAVLFYGSNFVPVKRIETGDGMFFQWVTCAAIWVVSLVGDSMLQSPKFYPFAMLGGVVWATGNIAAVPIVKAIGLGLGILIWGSSSLLMGWASSRFGWFGIAAEDVSRPILNYCGAGLCLLSGLIFFFVKTDVELHPSSESIPLLIDRRTNSGSYGPSSSEFWIDVIGPKTRRFIGCLLAVVSGLLYGSSFVPILYIKSHSSCHDSMFHGASVYDLDYVYAQCSGIFVASTVYFAIYCAAMNNRPRVYSRAILPGMLSGLMWALATYCWFLANNYLSAVISFPIVSAGYGLVAALWGSLVFKEIKGLANCFIFFLASCVVLTGSLLTAISKL from the exons atGCTTGAAGCAAAGTACCcacatttgcttttatttgttacCTCATTATTGATGGTGAGCTGTCATTGCACTGAACATGCCGCTGAACAAG GTACCAAATGTGGCGAAAATGCTGCAACTGGCAAATTGGAAATATCTGATTTCACCTTTAACTCAACCAATATGACTCATTTCGTCTATGGAATTGCTGCAAATGTGGTTGCTGTGTTGTTCTATGGAAGCAATTTTGTTCCTGTCAAAAGAATAGAGACAGGAGATG GTATGTTTTTTCAGTGGGTAACCTGTGCAGCGATATGGGTTGTATCTTTGGTTGGAGACTCAATGCTTCAGTCGCCCAAATTCTACCCGTTTGCAATGCTTGGCGGTGTCGTCTGGGCTACAG GGAATATAGCAGCAGTTCCAATTGTGAAAGCAATTGGCCTCGGTCTTGGAATTTTAATTTGGGGATCCTCAAGTTTGTTGATGGGCTGGGCCAGTTCAAG ATTTGGCTGGTTTGGGATTGCTGCTGAGGATGTTTCCAGGCCAATATTAAATTATTGTGGAGCTGGGTTGTGTCTGCTCAG tggcctgatctttttctttgtgaaaaCGGACGTGGAACTGCATCCCAGCTCTGAATCAATTCCTTTACTTATCGACAGG AGAACAAATTCAGGCAGCTATGGACCAAGTTCCTCAGAGTTCTGGATAGATGTTATTGGACCAAAGACCAGGCGGTTCAT CGGCTGCCTGCTTGCTGTTGTGTCTGGCCTGCTGTATGGGTCCTCCTTTGTACCTATCCTCTACATTAAGAGCCATTCATCGTGCCATGACAGCATGTTCCATGGAGCCAGTGTCTATG ACCTCGACTATGTTTATGCACAGTGCTCTGGCATTTTTGTTGCCAGCACAGTGTACTTTGCCATCTACTGTGCTGCCATGAATAACAGGCCCAGGGTGTACTCCAGAGCCATCCTGCCAG GGATGTTGTCTGGATTGATGTGGGCATTGGCCACATACTGCTGGTTCCTGGCCAATAACTACCTGAGTGCGGTCATTTCCTTTCCTATTGTCAGTGCA GGATATGGTCTGGTTGCAGCACTGTGGGGGTCCTTGGTGTTTAAAGAGATTAAG GGGTTAGCCAACTGCTTCATCTTCTTCTTGGCCTCCTGTGTCGTGCTGACCGGCTCCTTGCTGACTGCCATCTCAAAGCTCTAA